A part of Haloarchaeobius sp. HME9146 genomic DNA contains:
- a CDS encoding CbiX/SirB N-terminal domain-containing protein encodes MQALVIVAHGSHLNPESSTPTYAHADTIREAGGFDEVREAFWKEEPSFREALRTVESDEVFVVPMFISEGYFTEQVIPRELRLDDWDPAKWDSDGTSASQATLHAEDVDKTIHYCGPVGTHDAMSDVIVKRAETVTGDTAVGDGFGLAVVGHGTERNENSAKAIEYHADRIRDMGRFDEVQALYMDEEPEVDDVTDYFESEDIVVVPLFIADGYHTQEDIPEDMGLTDDYRTGWDTPAEVDGHRIWYAGAVGTEALMADVVLERAQEAGADVEAALEKVREATGGVPAMGD; translated from the coding sequence ATGCAAGCGCTGGTCATCGTGGCACACGGGTCACACCTGAACCCCGAGTCCAGCACGCCCACGTACGCACACGCCGACACCATCCGCGAGGCGGGTGGCTTCGACGAGGTGCGCGAGGCGTTCTGGAAGGAGGAACCGAGCTTCCGCGAAGCGTTGCGGACCGTCGAATCGGACGAGGTGTTCGTGGTCCCGATGTTCATCTCGGAAGGCTACTTCACCGAGCAGGTCATCCCCCGCGAGCTCCGGCTCGACGACTGGGACCCCGCGAAGTGGGACTCCGACGGGACGAGCGCGTCCCAGGCGACGCTCCACGCCGAAGACGTCGACAAGACCATCCACTACTGCGGCCCGGTCGGGACGCACGACGCCATGTCCGACGTCATCGTCAAGCGCGCCGAGACGGTCACCGGCGACACGGCGGTCGGCGACGGGTTCGGCCTCGCCGTGGTGGGCCACGGGACCGAACGCAACGAGAACTCCGCGAAGGCCATCGAGTACCACGCCGACCGGATCCGCGACATGGGCCGGTTCGACGAGGTGCAGGCGCTCTACATGGACGAGGAGCCCGAGGTCGACGACGTGACCGACTACTTCGAGTCCGAGGACATCGTCGTCGTGCCGCTGTTCATCGCCGACGGCTACCACACCCAGGAGGACATCCCCGAGGACATGGGCCTGACCGACGACTACCGCACGGGCTGGGACACCCCCGCCGAGGTCGACGGGCATCGCATCTGGTACGCCGGCGCGGTCGGTACCGAGGCGCTGATGGCCGACGTGGTGCTCGAACGGGCCCAGGAGGCCGGTGCCGACGTGGAGGCCGCACTCGAGAAGGTGCGCGAAGCGACCGGGGGCGTCCCGGCGATGGGTGACTGA
- a CDS encoding adenylosuccinate synthase, protein MTVTIVGSQLGDEGKGRVVDLYGDGADVIVRYQGGDNAGHTVVEGGTEYKLSLIPSGVIRGKIGVLGNGCVVNPATLFDEIDELKERGLDPDVRVSERAHVILPYHRVLDGIEEDAKEEDDLSAGTTGRGIGPTYEDKAGRRGVRIGDLLDPEVLRARLEYVVPQKRALAEDVFGIETGEEFDIDALYEQYREYGRRIEEEDMAVNGGSFLADRIDDGDEIMMEGAQGTSLDIDHGSYPYVTSSNPTTGGACTGTGLPPTAVGQGEVIGIVKAYLSRVGTGPMPTELGGVEGQTAGYTGGDPDSDEEQMATYIRDEGGEYGTVTGRPRRVGWLDIPMLRHAARVNGFTGLAVNHVDVLAGLDEVTVGHSYTLDGEELLTMPATTEKWGECEANFRTFDGWDPVDWSAVESWEDLPENCRTYLEYISDELGADIYCVGMGPDREDTLVLDSPY, encoded by the coding sequence ATGACCGTAACCATAGTCGGGTCGCAGCTGGGCGACGAGGGCAAAGGTCGCGTCGTCGACCTGTACGGTGACGGTGCCGACGTTATCGTCCGCTACCAGGGCGGCGACAACGCGGGCCACACCGTCGTCGAAGGCGGCACGGAGTACAAGCTCTCGCTTATCCCGAGCGGCGTCATCCGCGGTAAGATCGGCGTCCTCGGTAACGGCTGCGTCGTGAACCCGGCAACGCTGTTCGACGAGATAGACGAACTGAAAGAGCGGGGCCTCGACCCCGACGTTCGCGTCTCCGAGCGCGCACACGTCATCCTCCCGTACCACCGCGTTCTCGACGGTATCGAGGAGGACGCGAAAGAGGAGGACGACCTCTCGGCAGGGACGACCGGGCGCGGCATCGGCCCGACCTACGAGGACAAGGCCGGCCGCCGCGGCGTCCGCATCGGCGACCTGCTCGACCCGGAGGTCCTGCGTGCCCGCCTCGAGTACGTCGTTCCCCAGAAGCGCGCGCTCGCAGAGGACGTCTTCGGCATCGAAACGGGCGAGGAGTTCGACATCGACGCGCTGTACGAGCAGTACCGCGAGTACGGCCGCCGCATCGAGGAAGAGGACATGGCCGTCAACGGTGGCTCGTTCCTCGCCGACCGCATCGACGACGGCGACGAGATAATGATGGAGGGGGCACAGGGGACCAGCCTCGACATCGACCACGGCAGCTACCCCTACGTGACGTCTTCGAACCCGACGACCGGCGGTGCCTGCACGGGGACCGGTCTCCCGCCGACCGCGGTCGGCCAGGGCGAGGTCATCGGTATCGTGAAGGCGTACCTCTCCCGCGTGGGCACGGGCCCGATGCCGACCGAACTCGGCGGCGTCGAGGGCCAGACCGCCGGCTACACCGGTGGCGACCCCGACAGCGACGAGGAGCAGATGGCGACGTACATCCGCGACGAAGGTGGCGAGTACGGCACCGTCACCGGCCGCCCGCGACGCGTCGGCTGGCTCGACATCCCGATGCTCCGCCACGCCGCCCGCGTGAACGGCTTCACCGGCCTGGCCGTCAACCACGTCGACGTGCTGGCTGGCCTCGACGAGGTCACCGTCGGCCACTCCTACACGCTCGACGGTGAGGAGCTTCTGACGATGCCGGCGACGACGGAGAAGTGGGGCGAGTGCGAGGCCAACTTCCGCACCTTCGACGGCTGGGACCCCGTCGACTGGAGCGCGGTCGAGTCGTGGGAGGACCTCCCCGAGAACTGCCGGACCTACCTCGAGTACATCTCTGACGAACTCGGCGCGGACATCTACTGCGTCGGGATGGGGCCGGACCGCGAGGACACGCTCGTCCTCGACAGTCCGTACTGA
- a CDS encoding DR2241 family protein, translating to MAATERETVETDQFDALLDAVREGPIDFDGLQVRYEDDGYVFEVPDLTRKHLSEGELDQVCAANAEWVTNWHFWETVVGGHGTARRAFLRKLEAAEAHSVPERYDVMHGDGEAESDADTGDDTELVTEWGQVHITVDLGEVGYRRYEVRHADDAGMAREELDVHDEPRAARELAKFDSKGRYRPLKTAPSLPGGFVFPDLTSTELMTVIDALYPATVANWHREQQGNLDVSHWHETTERQTGIYGIVSELPREAVDWVAESCCDDSQCLKRREWQYDEDDQLDVPGGDGQFPCREPCSLVVAASRKWTKLEDEHEHTYEFDLTPSEKEQVEDIIEAVAEGRVDEIREADVYKGANRYRARYLQAKRFDDHGNLCGVETDEQAE from the coding sequence ATGGCCGCAACAGAGCGGGAGACGGTCGAGACCGACCAGTTCGACGCGCTCCTCGACGCGGTCCGCGAGGGTCCCATCGACTTCGACGGCCTGCAGGTCCGCTACGAGGACGACGGCTACGTGTTCGAGGTCCCCGACCTCACCCGCAAGCACCTCTCGGAGGGCGAACTCGACCAGGTCTGTGCGGCCAACGCCGAGTGGGTGACCAACTGGCACTTCTGGGAGACGGTCGTCGGCGGTCACGGCACGGCCCGCCGCGCCTTCCTTCGGAAACTGGAGGCTGCCGAGGCACACAGCGTTCCGGAGCGGTACGACGTCATGCACGGCGACGGGGAGGCTGAGTCCGACGCTGACACCGGCGACGACACCGAGCTGGTCACCGAGTGGGGCCAGGTCCACATCACGGTCGACCTCGGCGAGGTCGGGTACCGGCGCTACGAGGTCCGCCACGCGGACGACGCCGGGATGGCCCGCGAGGAACTGGACGTCCACGACGAGCCGCGAGCTGCCCGCGAACTCGCGAAGTTCGATTCGAAGGGCCGCTACCGCCCCCTGAAGACCGCCCCATCGCTCCCCGGCGGGTTCGTCTTCCCCGACCTGACGAGCACGGAACTCATGACGGTCATCGACGCGCTCTACCCCGCGACCGTCGCCAACTGGCACCGCGAACAGCAGGGCAACCTCGACGTGAGCCACTGGCACGAGACCACCGAGCGCCAGACCGGTATCTACGGCATCGTCTCGGAACTCCCCCGGGAGGCCGTCGACTGGGTCGCCGAGTCCTGCTGTGACGACTCGCAGTGTCTCAAGCGCCGGGAGTGGCAGTACGACGAAGACGACCAGCTCGACGTGCCCGGCGGCGACGGCCAGTTCCCCTGCCGCGAGCCGTGTTCGCTGGTCGTCGCGGCCTCGCGCAAGTGGACGAAGCTCGAGGACGAACACGAACACACCTATGAGTTCGACCTGACCCCGAGCGAGAAGGAGCAGGTCGAGGACATCATCGAAGCCGTCGCCGAGGGACGCGTCGACGAGATTCGCGAGGCCGACGTCTACAAGGGCGCGAACCGCTACCGGGCGCGCTACCTCCAGGCGAAACGCTTCGACGACCACGGGAACCTCTGTGGTGTCGAGACCGACGAGCAAGCAGAGTAG
- a CDS encoding HTH domain-containing protein — protein MAPTDSHPTETRTAELWVRSHSPFGAAPERATVLDSLETLEEAGYFEDVTARLWGKRVGLSTMAARTEEGTEILDRVTDFRTWAERNDATVEQFFPERMMDSHLVDESYLVQELPTLALAEYEDGEVVHVTPCIVDGSLQTVEDRVSTIEAEAEGEIAQRELSPAGVQ, from the coding sequence GTGGCTCCAACAGATTCGCACCCGACCGAAACACGCACTGCCGAACTGTGGGTCCGGTCCCATTCGCCGTTCGGTGCCGCACCAGAACGCGCGACGGTGCTCGACTCCCTCGAAACCCTAGAGGAAGCCGGCTACTTCGAGGACGTGACCGCACGCCTGTGGGGAAAGCGCGTCGGTCTGTCGACGATGGCTGCACGCACCGAAGAGGGGACCGAGATTCTCGACCGCGTCACCGACTTCCGGACGTGGGCCGAACGAAACGACGCGACGGTCGAGCAGTTCTTCCCGGAGCGGATGATGGACTCGCACCTGGTGGACGAGTCCTACCTGGTCCAGGAGCTGCCGACGCTCGCGCTCGCAGAGTACGAAGATGGAGAGGTCGTCCACGTGACGCCCTGCATCGTCGACGGAAGTCTCCAGACGGTCGAAGACCGGGTTTCGACCATCGAGGCCGAGGCGGAGGGCGAGATCGCCCAGCGCGAACTGTCACCTGCAGGTGTCCAGTAG
- a CDS encoding aldo/keto reductase has product MEFTTVQGERVPRLGLGTWQLSGQDCYGAVKTALSVGYRHIDTAQAYDNEQYVGNALHDADVDREDVFLTTKVRPDRFAPEKLTQSVDDSLRKLDTDYVDLLLLHWPNPIVDLRDTMQAMADLVEEGSVRHVGVSNFSKKRLMKAQRVSPEPIFTNQVKFHPYKPQRELLRYCQDSDILLTAYSPLGTGGILDDDVLRVIGQQYDKTPAQVALRWATQHKNVAAIPKATSREHIEQNIDIFDFKLTRDELDRIARPDPVKNGLAFAKATLGI; this is encoded by the coding sequence ATGGAATTCACGACCGTCCAGGGTGAACGGGTCCCCCGACTCGGCCTCGGCACGTGGCAACTCTCCGGCCAGGACTGCTACGGCGCGGTGAAGACGGCCCTCTCCGTCGGCTACCGGCACATCGACACAGCGCAGGCGTACGACAACGAGCAGTACGTCGGCAACGCGCTCCACGACGCCGACGTCGACCGCGAGGACGTGTTCCTCACCACCAAGGTCCGCCCGGACCGCTTCGCCCCGGAGAAGCTCACGCAGTCGGTGGACGACAGCCTCCGCAAGCTCGACACCGACTACGTCGACCTGCTCTTGCTCCACTGGCCCAACCCAATCGTCGACCTCCGCGACACCATGCAGGCCATGGCCGACCTCGTCGAGGAGGGGTCGGTGCGCCACGTCGGCGTCTCGAACTTCTCGAAGAAGCGCCTGATGAAGGCCCAGCGCGTCTCGCCCGAGCCCATCTTCACCAACCAGGTGAAGTTCCACCCGTACAAGCCCCAGCGCGAACTGCTCCGGTACTGCCAGGACTCGGACATCCTGCTCACCGCGTACTCGCCCCTGGGAACCGGCGGTATCCTCGACGACGACGTGCTCCGCGTCATCGGCCAGCAGTACGACAAGACGCCCGCCCAGGTCGCACTCCGGTGGGCCACCCAGCACAAGAACGTCGCCGCCATCCCGAAGGCGACCAGCCGCGAACACATCGAGCAGAACATCGATATCTTCGACTTCAAGCTCACCCGCGACGAGCTGGACCGCATCGCCCGGCCCGACCCCGTGAAGAACGGGCTGGCGTTCGCGAAGGCGACGCTGGGTATCTGA
- the dinB gene encoding DNA polymerase IV codes for MADPDDPTPTGERLPGVAPEPEDADRIVLHVDMDCFYAACERLREPELRGEPVVVGMGYEAGDDGGAVATASYEAREYGVESAQAITTALERLPRRATADDPADTGYYRPVDLDFYSEVASEVKDILHDCADVVREVSIDEAYLDVTERTAWPVAEGFARHVKQRIEREVGVVASVGVAPNMSAAKVASDHDKPDGLVVVEPDDLRGFLDPLPVEEIHGIGPVTARKLRNSGIETAGDLAAADRAELGDRFGERGRELHDRARGIDDRPVTPRGLPKSFSRESAFGSPVTDPERKREQVRTLAEAVADRARREGALYRTIGIKAVEPPFEVNTREWSLPGPVEDESLLVDTALDLLTEFEDVEVRKVGVRVSNLEFTERQQASLDSWPGGGSRAERGEASGSADGPAAQADDEPGNTADASSHERATEETVDCPRGQTSLSDF; via the coding sequence ATGGCCGACCCGGACGATCCGACACCGACCGGCGAACGCCTGCCCGGCGTCGCCCCGGAACCGGAGGACGCGGACCGCATCGTCCTCCACGTCGACATGGACTGCTTCTACGCGGCCTGCGAGCGTCTGCGCGAGCCCGAACTCCGCGGCGAACCGGTCGTGGTCGGGATGGGCTACGAAGCGGGTGACGACGGCGGGGCGGTCGCCACTGCGAGCTACGAGGCCCGCGAGTACGGCGTCGAGAGCGCCCAGGCCATCACCACGGCCCTCGAACGCCTCCCTCGCCGGGCCACCGCGGACGACCCCGCGGACACCGGCTACTACCGCCCAGTCGACCTGGACTTCTACTCGGAGGTCGCGAGCGAGGTGAAGGACATCCTCCACGACTGCGCCGACGTGGTCCGCGAGGTGAGCATCGACGAGGCCTACCTGGACGTGACAGAGCGCACCGCCTGGCCGGTGGCAGAGGGGTTCGCCCGCCACGTCAAGCAGCGAATCGAGCGCGAGGTCGGCGTCGTGGCGAGCGTCGGGGTCGCACCCAACATGTCCGCGGCGAAGGTCGCCAGCGACCACGACAAGCCCGATGGGCTGGTGGTCGTCGAACCGGACGACCTCCGCGGGTTCCTCGATCCACTCCCCGTCGAGGAGATCCACGGCATCGGCCCGGTGACGGCCCGCAAACTCAGGAACAGCGGTATCGAGACGGCGGGCGACCTCGCCGCGGCCGACCGGGCCGAACTGGGCGACCGGTTCGGCGAGCGCGGGCGGGAACTCCACGACCGGGCGCGGGGCATCGACGACCGGCCGGTGACGCCCCGCGGCCTGCCCAAGAGTTTCTCGCGGGAGTCCGCGTTCGGCAGCCCGGTGACCGACCCGGAGCGAAAGCGCGAGCAGGTCCGAACCCTGGCGGAGGCGGTGGCCGACCGGGCCCGCCGCGAGGGCGCGCTCTACCGGACCATCGGCATCAAGGCGGTCGAACCACCGTTCGAGGTGAACACGCGCGAGTGGTCGCTGCCGGGGCCAGTCGAGGACGAGTCGTTGCTGGTCGACACCGCGCTCGACCTGCTCACCGAGTTCGAAGACGTCGAGGTCCGGAAGGTCGGGGTTCGCGTCTCGAATCTCGAATTCACGGAGCGCCAGCAGGCGAGTCTCGACTCCTGGCCCGGCGGCGGAAGCAGGGCCGAACGGGGCGAGGCGTCCGGTAGCGCCGACGGGCCGGCAGCGCAGGCCGACGACGAGCCAGGGAACACCGCCGACGCGAGCAGCCACGAACGGGCCACTGAGGAAACCGTCGACTGCCCCCGCGGTCAGACCTCCCTCTCCGACTTCTAG
- a CDS encoding methytransferase partner Trm112 has translation MKESLMDILCCPMDKGELELEIDEQNDDEILAGKLVCADCGESYPIEDGIPNLLPPDMRDDVPA, from the coding sequence ATGAAGGAATCCCTGATGGACATCCTCTGCTGTCCGATGGACAAGGGCGAACTCGAGCTGGAGATCGACGAGCAGAACGACGACGAGATTCTCGCAGGGAAACTCGTCTGTGCCGACTGCGGGGAGTCCTACCCCATCGAGGACGGCATCCCGAACCTCCTCCCGCCGGACATGCGCGACGACGTCCCGGCCTGA
- a CDS encoding UPF0058 family protein yields the protein MHKDELLELHEQMVLIMEYFEEQNDIPDEIFEQYHGLDVDPSDVHKSKSEHKHAVFVLGNALASAMSEDEFSSAGRIQKRMEELADDAESKI from the coding sequence ATGCACAAGGACGAGCTTCTCGAACTCCACGAGCAGATGGTGCTCATCATGGAGTATTTCGAGGAACAGAACGACATTCCCGACGAGATCTTCGAGCAGTACCACGGCCTCGACGTCGACCCCTCCGACGTCCACAAGTCCAAGAGCGAGCACAAACACGCCGTGTTCGTGCTCGGGAACGCGCTGGCCAGCGCGATGAGCGAGGACGAGTTCTCCAGTGCGGGTCGCATCCAGAAGCGGATGGAAGAACTCGCGGATGACGCCGAGTCGAAGATTTAA